One Edaphobacter flagellatus genomic region harbors:
- the metE gene encoding 5-methyltetrahydropteroyltriglutamate--homocysteine S-methyltransferase, which translates to MVAGKTSPTFTKKLSTANLGFPRMGRERELKAALEGFWAGKRTEQELLETAASLRKRHWELQRATGIDTIPSNDFSLYDQVLDALVLVGATPERFGSGKVTLERYFAMARNSREQTAMEMTKWFDTNYHYLVPEWSAGISFEIDTTKLLGELRQARALNLETRPVLIGPMTLLLLGKGVDGFDSMSLLPKLTAAYIKVLQVLADEDVDWVQIDEPMLVTDLSDKVRDAYRTVYAELTKSPVRLMLTTYFDTIGDNLQTTVTLGTAGLHIDVVRAPQQLAATLAALGPDQVLSVGCVEGRNIWLTDFAIASSQIAQAVEQLGAERVVVAPSCSLLHVPHDLHSETALSPRLRSWLRFAEEKLQEVAALASHDQPARSANAAAITDRAAADTTTNPRVRAALAALEEKHFRRASAYAQRAVAQREKLGLPLLPTTTIGSFPQTAEVRKHRAAFRRGREGTAEYDAFLEKAIAECVREQERIGLDVLVHGEFERNDMVEYFAEFLDGFAFTENGWVQSYGSRCVKPPVIYGDVQRPEPMTLRWTHYASSLTSRPMKGMLTGPITVLQWSFVRNDIPRSQTAWQIALALRDEVSDLETAGIGIIQVDEPALREGLPLRHADWQAYLDWAVKAFRITTSGVADATQIHTHMCYCEFEDVLPSIAALDADVISMESARSRMELLDAFRAHGYPNEIGPGVYDIHSPRVPSAEEMRELLALALHVLKPEQVWVNPDCGLKTRGWHETVAALENMCKAASEVRAQLQS; encoded by the coding sequence ATGGTCGCAGGAAAGACTTCGCCCACATTCACGAAAAAACTCAGCACCGCCAACCTCGGTTTTCCGAGGATGGGCCGCGAACGCGAATTGAAGGCGGCGCTCGAAGGATTCTGGGCAGGTAAACGAACCGAACAGGAGCTGTTGGAGACAGCCGCATCGCTGCGTAAACGTCATTGGGAGCTGCAGCGAGCAACAGGAATCGACACGATCCCTTCGAACGACTTTTCGCTCTACGACCAGGTGCTGGACGCGCTCGTGCTCGTGGGCGCAACGCCGGAGCGGTTCGGCAGCGGCAAGGTGACGCTCGAACGCTACTTCGCAATGGCGCGCAACAGCCGCGAGCAGACGGCCATGGAGATGACGAAGTGGTTCGACACCAACTACCACTACCTTGTGCCGGAGTGGTCGGCGGGTATCAGCTTCGAGATCGATACGACGAAGCTGCTCGGCGAGCTGCGGCAGGCACGTGCGCTGAACCTTGAGACGCGGCCCGTGCTGATTGGCCCGATGACACTGCTGCTGCTGGGCAAGGGCGTGGACGGCTTCGACTCGATGAGCCTGTTGCCAAAGCTGACCGCAGCGTACATCAAGGTGCTGCAGGTGCTCGCGGACGAAGACGTGGACTGGGTGCAGATCGATGAGCCGATGCTGGTGACCGACCTGAGCGACAAGGTGCGCGACGCATATCGCACGGTGTATGCCGAGTTGACTAAGTCTCCCGTGCGCCTGATGCTGACGACCTACTTCGATACCATCGGCGACAATCTGCAGACTACCGTGACACTTGGAACGGCTGGTCTACACATCGATGTGGTTCGCGCACCACAACAACTGGCCGCAACGCTCGCTGCTCTTGGGCCGGATCAGGTGCTGAGCGTCGGCTGTGTCGAAGGCCGCAACATCTGGCTGACCGACTTTGCTATTGCGTCGTCGCAGATTGCGCAGGCTGTGGAGCAGTTGGGTGCTGAACGTGTTGTAGTTGCCCCGTCGTGCTCGCTGTTGCATGTGCCGCATGATCTTCATAGTGAGACGGCTCTATCGCCGCGCCTGCGCAGCTGGCTGCGGTTCGCAGAGGAGAAGCTTCAGGAAGTTGCCGCGCTGGCGAGTCACGATCAGCCGGCCCGTTCTGCGAACGCTGCCGCCATCACCGACCGCGCTGCCGCCGATACGACGACGAATCCCAGAGTACGTGCAGCACTCGCTGCTCTTGAGGAGAAGCACTTCAGACGTGCCTCTGCCTATGCGCAGCGCGCCGTGGCACAACGCGAGAAGCTCGGGCTCCCTCTATTGCCAACGACGACGATCGGCTCGTTTCCGCAGACGGCTGAGGTACGCAAGCACCGCGCTGCGTTTCGTCGCGGGCGCGAAGGTACTGCAGAGTACGACGCGTTTCTGGAGAAGGCCATCGCCGAGTGCGTGCGCGAGCAGGAGCGCATCGGGCTGGATGTTCTGGTTCACGGCGAGTTCGAGCGCAACGACATGGTGGAGTATTTCGCCGAATTTCTCGACGGCTTCGCCTTTACCGAGAACGGCTGGGTGCAGAGCTACGGCTCGCGCTGCGTGAAGCCTCCGGTGATCTACGGCGATGTGCAGCGCCCAGAGCCGATGACGCTGCGGTGGACACACTATGCCAGCTCGCTGACATCGCGCCCGATGAAGGGGATGCTGACCGGCCCCATCACGGTGCTGCAGTGGTCGTTTGTGCGCAATGACATTCCGCGCTCGCAGACGGCATGGCAGATTGCGCTGGCACTGCGCGACGAGGTCTCGGATCTGGAGACCGCGGGCATCGGCATCATTCAGGTGGACGAGCCTGCACTGCGCGAAGGTTTGCCGCTGCGCCACGCCGACTGGCAGGCGTACCTGGATTGGGCCGTGAAGGCCTTCCGCATCACAACTAGCGGCGTCGCCGATGCGACGCAGATTCACACGCACATGTGCTACTGCGAGTTCGAAGACGTTCTGCCGTCAATCGCTGCGCTGGATGCGGATGTGATCTCGATGGAGTCGGCGCGCTCGCGCATGGAGCTGCTCGACGCCTTCCGCGCACACGGCTATCCCAACGAGATCGGACCGGGCGTGTACGATATTCACTCTCCGCGCGTGCCGTCGGCCGAGGAGATGCGTGAACTGCTTGCGCTGGCACTCCATGTGTTAAAGCCCGAGCAGGTCTGGGTCAACCCCGACTGTGGGCTGAAGACGCGTGGCTGGCATGAGACGGTTGCTGCCTTGGAGAACATGTGCAAGGCCGCGAGTGAGGTGCGGGCGCAATTGCAGTCATAG
- the efp gene encoding elongation factor P: MAALIEAINVKRKMLFEHENAPYYCMESDVSTPTARGGQTLVRLKMRNLITNAVFEKSFKAGDKFKEPDVELVPATFLYSDGDGFHFLDQETFETFALTDAMVGDATDFLLENLEVQLTKYNGNPIGLQLPIFVDLEVTETEPGLSGASQSGSVTKVATLQTGLEIRVPLFIKEGEKVKVSTETRDFAGRA; the protein is encoded by the coding sequence ATGGCCGCACTGATCGAAGCAATTAACGTTAAGCGCAAGATGCTCTTCGAGCATGAGAATGCTCCCTACTATTGCATGGAGTCGGACGTCAGCACGCCCACGGCGCGCGGCGGACAGACGCTGGTGCGCCTGAAGATGCGCAACCTGATCACCAACGCCGTTTTTGAAAAAAGCTTCAAGGCAGGCGATAAATTCAAGGAACCCGACGTCGAGCTAGTGCCCGCAACCTTTCTCTATAGCGATGGTGATGGCTTCCACTTTCTAGACCAGGAGACGTTCGAGACGTTTGCGCTCACCGACGCCATGGTGGGTGATGCGACCGACTTCCTCCTCGAAAACCTTGAGGTACAGCTGACGAAGTACAACGGCAACCCGATTGGCCTGCAGCTTCCTATCTTCGTCGATCTCGAAGTCACCGAGACGGAGCCCGGCCTAAGCGGCGCTTCGCAGAGCGGCAGCGTTACCAAAGTTGCCACGCTCCAGACCGGCCTCGAGATTCGTGTGCCACTGTTTATTAAAGAAGGCGAGAAGGTAAAGGTCTCCACGGAGACGCGCGATTTCGCCGGCAGGGCTTAA
- a CDS encoding DUF2164 domain-containing protein, with product MKIEISQQVRAEAVASIQRYFEENLPEPIGNLPAGMLFDYFVEEIGPLIYNRAIADAQARLAMRVSDLNGELFADEFQYWPQVDAKRKTRRR from the coding sequence ATGAAGATCGAGATATCGCAACAGGTCCGCGCCGAGGCAGTTGCCTCCATCCAACGCTACTTCGAGGAGAACCTCCCCGAGCCGATTGGCAACCTGCCCGCGGGAATGCTCTTTGACTACTTCGTCGAAGAGATCGGCCCGCTAATCTACAACCGCGCCATCGCCGATGCGCAGGCGCGGCTGGCGATGCGCGTATCCGATCTGAACGGCGAGCTGTTCGCCGATGAGTTTCAGTACTGGCCGCAGGTCGATGCGAAGCGCAAAACCAGAAGGCGCTAG
- a CDS encoding carboxymuconolactone decarboxylase family protein — translation MFDMKNLAQLKKLDENAVDGMKTFWAFDKAAFQPGTIDALHKQLMALAVALTTQCPYCLEIHRKAAVDAGATEAMIAETAVVAAAMRAGAAITHATHLFK, via the coding sequence ATGTTTGACATGAAGAATCTCGCTCAGCTGAAGAAGCTGGACGAGAATGCTGTTGACGGGATGAAGACCTTCTGGGCGTTCGACAAGGCCGCCTTTCAACCCGGCACGATCGATGCATTGCACAAGCAGCTGATGGCGCTGGCCGTCGCGCTGACGACACAGTGCCCGTATTGCCTGGAGATCCATCGCAAAGCCGCCGTCGATGCAGGCGCAACCGAGGCCATGATCGCGGAGACGGCTGTCGTCGCTGCAGCCATGCGCGCCGGTGCCGCCATCACCCACGCAACCCATCTATTCAAGTAG
- a CDS encoding CatA-like O-acetyltransferase yields MREIVADEKQKIDMETWERRAIFQLFNSFAEPYHGVCLRVDCTATFRYAKEHRLSVFLSLVHRSLVAAHQVENFRTRIVDGEVWRYEQIHGGSAIGRSNGTIGFGHYPFYEDIQKFVAKASVEVERVKQRDDLERCPDPNVIRYSVLPWFDFTSISHARDLSGNDSAPRITFGKITEKDGRSTMPVSIHVNHALADGLHVAQFVDHFEKLLDAPEMIPVQAR; encoded by the coding sequence ATGCGGGAGATCGTTGCAGACGAAAAGCAGAAGATCGATATGGAGACGTGGGAGCGTCGCGCAATCTTCCAACTCTTCAATAGCTTCGCGGAGCCCTACCATGGTGTGTGTCTTCGCGTGGATTGCACTGCAACTTTCCGCTACGCGAAAGAGCATCGTCTCTCCGTCTTTCTATCGCTGGTGCATCGTTCGCTTGTCGCGGCACATCAGGTAGAGAACTTCAGAACGCGCATCGTTGACGGCGAGGTGTGGCGTTATGAACAGATCCACGGCGGTAGCGCCATAGGACGATCGAACGGAACCATCGGATTCGGTCATTATCCGTTCTACGAGGACATCCAGAAGTTTGTCGCCAAGGCCTCAGTGGAGGTGGAGCGAGTGAAACAGCGCGACGATCTGGAGCGATGCCCGGACCCGAACGTGATCCGTTATTCGGTGCTGCCCTGGTTCGACTTCACCTCGATCTCGCACGCTCGCGATCTCTCAGGAAACGATTCGGCTCCGCGCATCACCTTTGGCAAGATCACCGAGAAGGACGGCCGCAGCACCATGCCGGTGTCGATCCACGTGAACCATGCGCTGGCTGATGGCTTGCACGTCGCGCAGTTTGTCGATCACTTCGAGAAGCTGCTGGATGCACCCGAGATGATTCCCGTCCAGGCACGCTGA
- a CDS encoding TetR/AcrR family transcriptional regulator has translation MRDRLKPRKTPKQLRSKRTREEILEATAHLLNQSPLEEVTTNHIAKKTGISIGTLYKYYPNKDSILADLSLMYMQKDAELFEGIFEKYADRNFNELLDETVEALMQIHRKDARVRGVVYQNLERLRIVTEAQNARRRIQAKGAKIFSGLDPALTWVTLTAISSTVFAMSQLPPQHRDWEFTRNLCRQALSLLIGSRA, from the coding sequence TTGCGAGATCGCCTAAAGCCCAGAAAAACACCGAAACAACTGCGCTCCAAAAGAACGCGCGAGGAGATACTCGAAGCCACTGCTCACCTTTTGAATCAAAGTCCGCTCGAAGAAGTCACAACCAACCACATTGCGAAAAAGACCGGCATCAGCATCGGCACACTCTACAAGTACTACCCAAACAAAGATTCGATCCTGGCAGACCTCTCGCTGATGTACATGCAGAAAGATGCCGAGCTCTTCGAAGGCATCTTTGAGAAATACGCAGATCGCAACTTCAATGAGCTTCTCGACGAAACAGTGGAGGCGCTGATGCAGATACACAGGAAAGATGCTCGTGTACGCGGAGTCGTTTATCAGAACCTCGAAAGGCTAAGGATCGTTACAGAGGCTCAAAATGCGCGGCGAAGGATTCAAGCGAAAGGCGCGAAGATCTTCTCTGGGCTCGATCCTGCGCTGACGTGGGTAACGCTGACGGCGATCAGCTCCACCGTCTTTGCGATGTCGCAGCTACCACCACAGCACAGGGATTGGGAGTTCACACGTAATTTGTGCCGTCAGGCGCTGAGCCTGTTGATCGGATCACGAGCCTAG
- a CDS encoding FAD-dependent monooxygenase, producing MSEGSENKVDVLIQGAGIGGLTLAIALIQRGYSIQVVERTNGLSEIGAGIWMAANPMQVFDRLGFADKVTDAGWMMHRLTLEDYRGEVIQVSDISAIAKLFGFETIALHRSVLQKVLFQQLPAETVRFNTEVKTLSQRSDSVSVQLTDGTSITAKIVVGADGINSQIRALAGLGGEKRYSGSSSYRAIAKGAQLLPAELDHDAYEIWGKGCRVGFSKINANDYYWYMTFDNPAGQSFPLEQKRSHAASLFRDYFPRWTGLLTSTHTEDILQTDISDLKRLNRWSSGRVGLIGDAAHATTPNLGQGGAMAIEDALSLTNAFRKVGFTAEAFELYAKQRREKVDWTVSTSWSIGKMCHIRNPLGRSVRNAVLKLMLSRSSEKQIQKLYSIQ from the coding sequence ATGAGTGAAGGGTCGGAGAACAAGGTTGACGTTTTAATTCAAGGCGCTGGGATTGGCGGCCTCACGCTGGCCATTGCACTAATTCAGCGCGGATACTCCATACAGGTTGTCGAGCGGACGAACGGCTTGTCGGAGATCGGTGCGGGAATCTGGATGGCGGCAAACCCAATGCAGGTCTTCGACCGGCTCGGCTTCGCAGATAAGGTGACCGATGCTGGATGGATGATGCATCGTCTGACCCTCGAAGATTACCGCGGAGAGGTCATCCAGGTGAGCGATATCTCGGCTATCGCCAAACTCTTCGGGTTCGAGACGATCGCTCTGCATCGCTCTGTGCTCCAGAAAGTACTCTTTCAGCAGCTTCCTGCCGAAACCGTCCGCTTCAATACAGAAGTGAAGACGTTGAGCCAGCGCAGCGACTCCGTCTCGGTTCAGCTTACGGACGGCACGAGCATCACCGCAAAGATTGTCGTCGGGGCCGATGGAATCAACTCGCAGATCCGGGCGCTCGCTGGACTCGGCGGCGAAAAGCGTTACTCCGGCTCGTCGTCGTATCGCGCCATCGCCAAAGGAGCCCAGCTTCTGCCAGCGGAACTGGATCACGACGCGTACGAGATCTGGGGAAAGGGCTGCCGCGTCGGTTTTTCGAAGATCAACGCCAACGACTATTACTGGTACATGACCTTCGACAATCCTGCCGGCCAAAGCTTCCCCCTGGAGCAGAAGAGATCGCACGCCGCCTCTCTCTTCCGCGATTATTTTCCGCGCTGGACCGGCCTGCTTACGAGCACACACACGGAAGACATTCTGCAAACCGACATCTCTGACCTGAAACGCCTCAATCGGTGGTCATCGGGCCGTGTCGGCCTGATTGGAGATGCTGCTCATGCAACGACGCCCAATCTGGGACAGGGTGGTGCGATGGCGATCGAGGATGCACTGTCGCTCACCAACGCCTTCCGCAAGGTTGGATTCACCGCCGAAGCATTCGAGCTTTATGCGAAGCAGCGCCGCGAGAAGGTGGATTGGACCGTCTCCACATCGTGGAGTATCGGCAAGATGTGTCACATCCGAAATCCGCTCGGCCGCAGCGTGCGCAATGCCGTCCTGAAACTGATGCTCAGCCGCAGCAGCGAGAAACAGATTCAAAAGCTGTATTCGATCCAGTGA
- a CDS encoding YcbK family protein, producing MFLSLPASLRSLFRPCNLAALTAVCLLGASAPSAGAARRQQSRKHPRLHTLAHAFVNVAMPGVGLLPDDEDELPADGEKYELKLVRAYTGEALSVVYRIGDTYIPDALDKLNQFLRDNHNEEVSEYDPRTFDVLHTMLAKLGKTNASVNILSAYRTQETNDMLRESGTTNAALHSQHIEAKALDIRVPGVSAPLLRDAALSLDAGGVGYYPKSQFIHVDVGPVRQWTYSPHARAAKHSRRGGHAHRSLRSKRS from the coding sequence TTGTTCCTGTCACTGCCTGCATCTCTTCGGTCCCTGTTCCGGCCATGCAATCTCGCTGCGTTGACTGCGGTATGTCTGCTTGGCGCATCCGCTCCGTCTGCCGGCGCTGCGCGCCGGCAGCAGTCTCGCAAGCATCCCCGGTTACACACGCTCGCTCATGCCTTCGTGAATGTCGCGATGCCTGGCGTCGGTCTTCTGCCCGATGACGAGGATGAGCTCCCGGCCGACGGCGAGAAGTATGAGCTGAAGCTGGTGCGCGCTTACACGGGCGAGGCGCTCAGCGTTGTCTACCGCATCGGTGACACGTACATCCCGGATGCGCTCGATAAGCTGAATCAGTTTCTCCGCGATAACCATAACGAAGAGGTAAGCGAGTATGACCCGCGTACCTTCGACGTGCTTCACACCATGCTGGCGAAGCTGGGTAAGACAAATGCTTCGGTCAATATCCTTTCCGCCTACCGCACGCAGGAGACGAATGACATGCTGCGCGAGAGCGGGACGACCAACGCGGCGCTACACTCGCAGCACATTGAGGCCAAGGCTCTCGACATCCGCGTTCCGGGCGTTTCGGCCCCGCTGCTGCGCGATGCCGCCCTATCGCTCGACGCAGGCGGCGTGGGTTACTACCCCAAGAGCCAGTTCATCCATGTGGATGTCGGCCCGGTGCGGCAGTGGACCTACTCCCCGCATGCACGTGCGGCGAAACATTCCCGCCGCGGCGGCCACGCACACCGCTCTCTTCGCTCCAAGCGCAGCTAA